Proteins found in one Candidatus Delongbacteria bacterium genomic segment:
- the nusA gene encoding transcription termination factor NusA has translation MMKEARKNDAGSIVDAVIQLLESKNIDRQDFQEVIQEAFISVLKKRFDSEENFSVTFNMDKGDIEIYREWQVVEDGGVENEHLQMELTQALTHDPEIEPGDDFVEIIDYRKFGRRAILNLKQALMHKIREIEKNAVYEEYKDRVGEIIHADVHQVDRNRGVILNIDRVEFRMPSSEQVKSEKYHRGLPLRVLIKDVRRENNRDPEIIVSRSDPNFVRRLFEVEVPEIADGIIHIRKIARVPGRRTKIAVESTDSRIDPVGSCVGMKGVRIQAIVKELINEKIDIIDFASDPATFIKKAMSPNKPLQVRLLGAGRALVVLSDEEYEKMVERQMKRLDGQPSHDFKFNPMDDMVFRLACEISGYELELINETQHLAMQLHEQEIEEDLKINEVVGIADEVAGKMIDAGIYLAERLLDEPLASLIERTGLSEEVVRQARRSVSTYFQDFKIMDVVDLPKAYKDVLVRAGYSFVEDFLTDSSAQAMERTGLEREDLEAIMHVLGDFDNQGLD, from the coding sequence ATGATGAAGGAAGCGCGGAAGAACGACGCCGGCAGCATCGTGGACGCGGTGATTCAGCTCCTCGAGAGCAAGAACATCGACCGCCAGGACTTTCAGGAGGTCATCCAGGAGGCCTTCATTTCGGTGCTGAAAAAGCGCTTCGACTCGGAGGAGAATTTCTCCGTCACCTTCAACATGGACAAGGGTGACATCGAAATCTACCGCGAGTGGCAGGTGGTGGAGGACGGTGGCGTGGAGAACGAGCACCTGCAGATGGAGCTCACCCAGGCCCTGACCCACGACCCCGAGATCGAGCCGGGCGATGACTTCGTCGAGATCATCGACTACCGCAAGTTCGGCCGCCGGGCGATCCTGAACCTCAAGCAGGCGCTGATGCACAAGATCCGCGAAATCGAGAAGAACGCGGTCTACGAGGAATACAAGGATCGCGTGGGCGAGATCATCCACGCCGACGTCCACCAGGTGGACCGCAACCGCGGCGTGATTCTCAACATCGACCGGGTGGAATTCCGCATGCCCTCCTCGGAGCAGGTCAAGTCCGAGAAGTACCACCGCGGCCTGCCTCTGCGCGTGCTGATCAAGGACGTGCGCCGGGAGAACAACCGCGACCCGGAGATCATCGTCAGCCGCAGCGACCCCAATTTCGTGCGCCGCCTCTTCGAGGTGGAAGTGCCCGAGATCGCCGACGGCATCATCCACATCCGCAAGATCGCCCGCGTCCCCGGCCGCCGCACCAAGATCGCCGTGGAATCCACCGACAGCCGCATCGATCCGGTGGGCTCCTGTGTGGGCATGAAGGGCGTGCGCATCCAGGCCATCGTCAAGGAGCTGATCAACGAGAAGATCGACATCATCGACTTCGCCAGTGATCCCGCCACCTTCATCAAGAAGGCCATGAGCCCCAACAAGCCCTTGCAGGTGCGCCTGCTGGGCGCTGGCCGGGCCCTGGTGGTGCTCAGCGACGAGGAATACGAGAAGATGGTCGAGCGCCAGATGAAGCGCCTGGATGGTCAGCCCAGCCATGACTTCAAGTTCAATCCGATGGACGACATGGTCTTCCGCCTGGCCTGCGAGATCTCGGGCTACGAGCTGGAGCTGATCAACGAGACCCAGCACTTGGCCATGCAGCTGCACGAGCAGGAGATCGAGGAAGACCTGAAGATCAACGAGGTGGTGGGCATCGCCGACGAGGTGGCCGGCAAGATGATCGACGCCGGCATCTACCTGGCGGAGCGCCTGCTGGACGAGCCGCTGGCCTCGCTGATCGAGCGCACGGGCCTCTCCGAGGAGGTGGTGCGCCAGGCGCGCCGCAGCGTCTCCACCTACTTCCAGGACTTCAAAATCATGGACGTGGTGGATCTGCCCAAGGCCTACAAGGACGTGCTGGTCCGCGCAGGCTACAGCTTCGTCGAGGATTTCCTCACCGACTCCTCCGCCCAGGCCATGGAGCGCACGGGCCTGGAGCGCGAGGACCTCGAGGCGATCATGCACGTGCTGGGCGACTTCGACAACCAGGGCCTGGACTAG
- a CDS encoding ribosome maturation factor RimP → MLAQDLQSLIESLVLEPVFLVDVELSGDGKGKILRVVVDTDAGVTVDQLSKVNRELGRRLDEGELIAGRYRLEVCSPGLDRALRHPRVLAKALGRKVLVRLADAAPGETAEYTGVLRAAHETGIEVEVEGATRVLDWKRVQAVHHVLEW, encoded by the coding sequence ATGCTGGCGCAGGATCTGCAAAGCCTGATCGAAAGTCTGGTGCTGGAGCCGGTTTTTCTCGTGGACGTGGAGCTCTCCGGCGACGGCAAGGGCAAGATTCTGCGCGTGGTGGTGGACACCGACGCGGGCGTGACGGTGGACCAGCTCTCCAAGGTCAACCGGGAACTGGGCCGCCGGCTGGACGAGGGCGAACTGATCGCCGGCCGCTACCGGCTGGAAGTCTGCTCCCCTGGGCTGGACCGGGCATTGCGCCATCCGCGGGTGCTGGCAAAGGCCCTGGGCCGCAAGGTCCTGGTGCGCCTGGCCGACGCGGCGCCGGGGGAGACAGCGGAATACACGGGCGTGCTCCGGGCCGCCCATGAGACGGGAATCGAGGTCGAGGTGGAAGGTGCAACCCGCGTTCTGGACTGGAAGCGGGTGCAGGCCGTCCATCATGTGCTTGAGTGGTAA
- a CDS encoding tetratricopeptide repeat protein, translating into MNLEPRDSQEDMEHDAFLTGIVRGWDYLTRKRWVVLGGALGILVVAGGIFFVLRTSRLKEERADVLLNRATALLETPQPEAARPLLEKVRDEFAGTRAAEDAHFFLGMSAVAADQVAEARTELTAFLDGHGQEDFMRAAAQGGLAVCLEREKKWDEAAKAWTQAALVDEAGNFNAPTYLLNAALCWEQAGKVDEALPLLERILEKYPKTSLKTKVEGLQARLKPGA; encoded by the coding sequence ATGAATCTGGAACCCCGCGACAGCCAAGAGGACATGGAGCACGATGCCTTTCTGACCGGGATCGTGCGCGGTTGGGACTATCTGACGCGCAAGCGCTGGGTGGTGCTGGGTGGCGCGCTGGGCATCCTGGTGGTGGCGGGCGGCATCTTCTTCGTGCTGCGCACTTCGCGGCTCAAGGAGGAGCGCGCCGACGTGCTGCTCAACCGGGCCACGGCCCTGTTGGAGACGCCGCAGCCCGAGGCCGCCCGGCCCCTGCTGGAGAAGGTGCGCGACGAATTCGCCGGCACGCGCGCGGCGGAGGACGCCCACTTTTTCCTGGGCATGAGCGCCGTGGCCGCCGACCAGGTGGCCGAGGCCCGGACGGAACTGACCGCGTTCCTTGACGGTCACGGCCAGGAGGACTTCATGCGCGCGGCGGCCCAGGGCGGCTTGGCCGTCTGCCTGGAGCGCGAGAAGAAGTGGGACGAGGCCGCCAAGGCCTGGACCCAGGCGGCGCTGGTGGACGAGGCGGGCAACTTCAACGCGCCCACCTACCTGCTGAACGCGGCCCTGTGCTGGGAGCAGGCGGGCAAGGTGGACGAGGCCCTGCCCCTGCTGGAGCGCATTCTGGAAAAGTACCCCAAGACCTCGCTCAAGACGAAGGTCGAGGGTCTGCAGGCCCGGCTGAAGCCCGGCGCCTGA
- a CDS encoding type II toxin-antitoxin system RelE/ParE family toxin — MSVRFTPAAQRQLLEALEFLAARRPSAARAFLQRVRARLEVLEDYSQAGRRVPEFPELPVREVLVPPYRLFYRVRESGVWLVGVWHDARLPREPE, encoded by the coding sequence GTGAGCGTCCGCTTCACGCCTGCGGCCCAGCGGCAGCTGCTGGAGGCGCTGGAGTTCCTGGCCGCCCGGCGGCCTTCGGCGGCACGCGCATTCCTGCAGCGGGTTCGCGCCCGGCTTGAGGTGCTGGAGGACTATTCCCAAGCCGGCCGCCGCGTGCCGGAGTTTCCCGAACTGCCCGTGCGGGAAGTCCTGGTGCCGCCCTACCGCCTGTTCTACCGGGTTCGGGAAAGCGGAGTCTGGCTGGTGGGCGTCTGGCACGACGCCCGCCTGCCCCGCGAACCGGAATGA
- a CDS encoding type II toxin-antitoxin system Phd/YefM family antitoxin, whose protein sequence is METPAIYPITDLRQDATNLIGRVCETGQPVYITQRGRASAVLLSMEAWEQTQRELELLRLLSRGEQESAAGVGATLADVLADGDALLTGKGL, encoded by the coding sequence ATGGAAACCCCGGCCATTTACCCCATCACCGACTTGCGCCAGGACGCCACCAATCTGATCGGGCGCGTCTGCGAAACCGGGCAGCCGGTGTACATCACCCAGCGGGGGCGCGCCTCCGCCGTGCTGCTCAGCATGGAGGCCTGGGAGCAGACCCAGCGCGAACTGGAGCTGCTGCGGCTGCTCTCGCGCGGGGAGCAGGAGAGTGCCGCGGGAGTGGGCGCGACCTTGGCGGACGTGCTGGCGGATGGGGACGCGCTGCTGACCGGCAAGGGCTTGTGA
- a CDS encoding DUF3078 domain-containing protein, translated as MKHILTCTLLSAALAAPLFAAEEAAPLKTWERGASAGLNLTQASFDNWAQGGEDAMAWQADLGGTATRHLSTADWEFKGKISYGETKLGDTDFRKSTDEFSLGTTYTFNRELYVRPYLGANFRSQLAAGYVYDDAAGTKAQNSAAFDPAYLSEAAGVGIEPLKDLKLKLGAAAKQTISSEDYLWADDPETATEVETLRSEFGAEAKADYVHAFNDNVSLKSSLVLFSNLQAFDEIDSDWDTSLISKLTGNIQMSLNVRILRDADISRVRQWKQNLAIGFVYTLL; from the coding sequence ATGAAGCACATCCTGACCTGCACGCTGCTGAGCGCCGCCCTGGCGGCGCCGCTGTTCGCCGCCGAAGAGGCCGCCCCCCTCAAGACCTGGGAGCGCGGCGCCAGCGCGGGCCTGAACCTCACCCAGGCCAGTTTCGACAATTGGGCCCAGGGCGGCGAGGACGCCATGGCCTGGCAGGCCGACCTGGGCGGCACGGCCACGCGCCACCTGAGCACGGCCGACTGGGAGTTCAAGGGCAAGATCAGCTACGGCGAGACCAAACTGGGCGACACGGATTTCCGCAAGAGCACGGACGAGTTCAGCCTGGGCACCACCTACACGTTCAACCGCGAACTCTACGTGCGGCCCTACCTGGGCGCCAACTTCCGCTCCCAGTTGGCGGCGGGCTATGTCTACGACGACGCGGCGGGAACCAAGGCCCAGAACTCGGCGGCCTTTGATCCGGCCTACCTGAGCGAGGCGGCGGGCGTGGGGATCGAACCGCTCAAGGACCTGAAGCTCAAGCTGGGCGCCGCGGCCAAGCAGACGATTTCCAGCGAGGACTATCTGTGGGCGGATGATCCGGAGACGGCCACGGAGGTGGAGACGCTGCGCAGCGAGTTCGGCGCCGAGGCCAAGGCCGACTACGTCCACGCCTTCAACGACAACGTCTCGCTGAAGAGCAGCTTGGTGCTGTTCTCCAACCTGCAGGCCTTCGACGAGATCGACAGCGACTGGGACACCAGCCTGATCTCCAAGCTGACGGGCAACATCCAGATGAGCCTGAACGTGCGCATCCTGCGGGATGCGGATATCAGCCGGGTACGGCAGTGGAAGCAAAATCTGGCGATCGGCTTCGTCTACACACTGTTGTAG
- the ftsZ gene encoding cell division protein FtsZ produces MSGLLFELDEPSTQPRVRIVVAGVGGAGGNAVDRMIRAGVTGVEFAVVNTDAQALGQNVAAARVQIGKTLTRGLGTGARPELGRAAVAEDADELRSLFEGAHLVFVTAGMGGGTGTGAAPEVARLAREAGALTVGVVTRPFHFEMRPRMRRAEEGLELMRQMVDTLIVVSNQRLMSFVDQHLSLKDAFGVADEVLVSAVRGISDLITIPGLMNLDFADVREVMNEPGEALMGVGVAELGEGSYGAHQAAEQAISSPLLDEYSVKGARRLLVNITGGESMSLMDVNDAMQTISEAVGEDAEIFLGAVTDPSLVDRICVTVIATGIESQVARRVEEPLQLAPRALPGAYNPLDARPETRPAVRPEPLRLDVRPEPTRPEPARPEPLRAESSRSEPMGRNGGPLLINWEPEPERERAAERLPVQARPAASFLADDEPLGGARQVSFRPAAKEPTGENLELPTFLRRSMD; encoded by the coding sequence ATGTCAGGATTGCTGTTCGAACTGGATGAGCCGAGCACCCAACCGCGGGTGCGCATCGTGGTGGCGGGAGTGGGCGGAGCCGGCGGCAACGCCGTGGACCGCATGATTCGCGCCGGGGTGACGGGTGTGGAGTTCGCGGTGGTCAACACCGACGCCCAGGCCCTGGGGCAAAACGTGGCGGCCGCGCGCGTGCAGATCGGCAAGACGCTGACCCGGGGACTGGGCACGGGGGCCCGGCCGGAGCTGGGACGCGCCGCCGTGGCGGAGGACGCCGACGAGCTGCGGAGCCTCTTCGAGGGCGCGCACCTGGTCTTCGTCACCGCCGGGATGGGTGGCGGCACGGGCACGGGCGCGGCGCCCGAGGTGGCGCGGCTGGCCCGGGAGGCCGGCGCGCTGACGGTGGGCGTGGTCACGCGACCCTTCCACTTCGAGATGCGGCCGCGCATGCGCCGCGCCGAGGAGGGGCTGGAGCTCATGCGCCAGATGGTGGACACGCTGATCGTGGTCTCCAACCAGCGCCTGATGAGTTTCGTGGACCAGCATCTGAGCCTGAAGGACGCCTTCGGCGTGGCCGACGAGGTGCTGGTGAGCGCCGTGCGCGGGATCAGCGACCTGATCACCATACCCGGCCTGATGAACCTGGACTTCGCCGACGTGCGCGAGGTGATGAACGAGCCGGGCGAGGCCCTGATGGGCGTGGGCGTGGCCGAACTGGGCGAGGGCAGCTACGGCGCCCACCAGGCCGCCGAGCAGGCGATCAGCAGCCCGCTGCTGGACGAGTACTCGGTCAAGGGCGCCCGACGCCTCCTGGTGAACATCACGGGCGGCGAGAGCATGTCGCTGATGGACGTCAACGACGCCATGCAGACCATTTCCGAGGCGGTGGGCGAGGACGCGGAGATCTTCCTGGGCGCGGTCACCGATCCCAGTCTGGTGGACCGGATCTGTGTCACGGTGATCGCCACGGGCATCGAGTCCCAGGTCGCGCGGCGGGTGGAGGAGCCCCTGCAGCTGGCTCCGCGCGCCCTGCCCGGCGCCTACAACCCGCTGGATGCGCGGCCGGAGACACGCCCCGCGGTTCGGCCCGAGCCCCTGCGACTGGACGTGCGGCCGGAGCCCACGCGCCCCGAGCCGGCGCGTCCGGAACCGCTGCGGGCGGAGTCCTCGCGCAGCGAGCCCATGGGCCGGAATGGCGGCCCGCTGCTGATCAACTGGGAGCCGGAGCCCGAGCGCGAGCGCGCCGCCGAGCGGCTGCCCGTGCAGGCGCGGCCCGCGGCCTCCTTCCTGGCGGACGACGAGCCGCTGGGCGGCGCGCGCCAGGTCTCGTTCCGTCCCGCGGCCAAGGAGCCCACGGGCGAGAACCTGGAGCTGCCCACCTTCCTGCGCCGCTCCATGGACTAG
- the ftsA gene encoding cell division protein FtsA: MTTGRAVQSALDIGHGTVRVIIAERVEEDRIRVLGAGAAASKGLSRGIPTNIKPMILAVEEAIAAAEEAAGIEVDDIHLGVSGAELACAETESHLLVTRNPQDPRSSLIQTTHLRQVLEQAEASQTVQIERQILHCLPQEFLVDGAEGVQNPVGLHGMRLDCRTHFLSVPVNTVENLKRCVQRTAVNVGSVTLTSLASSCFLSPDEKELGVLLLDVGAASTDLILHADGKVCHAASVPMGGAAITSDITRAFRTPASEAERIKRSYGCCDHRLIRRDERFDIEYAGGDSSERASRSQLCQVIQPRMEEILELVERELEISNMRWMLGAGVVITGGGARLDGLLDLARDRWSLPVRLGYPRGVMGVEADPSMLEWTPAIGLAQHALRNAPISHGQKSKITLWNWVNRLRRHVAL; encoded by the coding sequence ATGACCACCGGCCGCGCCGTGCAGAGCGCCCTGGACATTGGCCACGGCACCGTTCGCGTGATCATCGCCGAGCGCGTGGAGGAGGACCGCATCCGCGTCCTGGGGGCCGGCGCCGCCGCCTCCAAGGGCCTGTCCCGCGGAATTCCCACCAACATCAAGCCCATGATCCTGGCCGTGGAGGAGGCGATCGCCGCCGCCGAGGAGGCCGCGGGGATCGAAGTCGACGACATCCACCTGGGCGTCTCCGGCGCCGAGCTGGCCTGCGCCGAGACCGAGTCGCACCTGCTGGTGACGCGCAATCCCCAGGATCCGCGCTCCAGCCTGATCCAGACCACGCACCTGCGCCAGGTCCTGGAGCAGGCCGAGGCCTCGCAGACCGTGCAGATCGAGCGCCAGATCCTCCACTGCCTGCCCCAGGAATTCCTGGTGGACGGCGCCGAGGGCGTGCAGAACCCGGTGGGCCTGCACGGCATGCGTCTGGACTGCCGCACGCACTTCCTCTCCGTGCCCGTCAACACGGTGGAGAACCTCAAGCGCTGCGTCCAGCGCACGGCGGTCAACGTGGGCAGCGTCACGCTCACCAGTCTGGCCAGCTCCTGCTTCCTCAGCCCCGACGAGAAGGAGTTGGGCGTGCTGCTGCTGGACGTGGGCGCCGCCAGCACGGACCTGATCCTCCACGCGGACGGCAAGGTCTGTCACGCCGCCTCCGTGCCCATGGGCGGCGCGGCCATTACCAGCGACATCACGCGCGCCTTCCGCACGCCGGCCTCCGAGGCCGAGCGGATCAAGCGCTCCTACGGTTGCTGTGATCACCGGCTGATCCGCCGCGACGAGCGCTTCGACATCGAGTACGCCGGCGGCGACTCCTCCGAGCGCGCCTCGCGCAGCCAGCTCTGCCAGGTGATCCAGCCCCGGATGGAGGAGATCCTCGAACTGGTGGAGCGCGAGCTGGAGATCTCCAACATGCGCTGGATGCTGGGCGCGGGCGTGGTGATCACCGGCGGCGGCGCGCGATTGGACGGCCTGCTGGACCTGGCGCGCGACCGCTGGTCGCTGCCGGTGCGGCTGGGCTACCCGCGCGGCGTGATGGGCGTGGAGGCGGATCCCTCCATGCTCGAATGGACGCCGGCCATCGGCCTGGCGCAGCACGCGCTGCGCAACGCGCCCATCAGCCACGGGCAAAAATCGAAGATCACGCTCTGGAACTGGGTCAACCGGCTGCGCCGGCACGTGGCCCTCTGA
- the ftsA gene encoding cell division protein FtsA produces the protein MPEPVVAALDLGSSKVVALIAQVDRSGMLCVTGIGFAPSRGVRQGLIVDLDAARDTVLQVVRHAENMARTKMPAAAVAISGSHMSCMNSSGNMPLTAQAGSRGRTVTEQEVESVLANSQSVQLPIDRSLLHAVPQRFTTDNVSCLDPLGRECCRLGVETHLILAGVNHRNNLLRCLQLAEVDTRRMVFSPLADAMAALSDEDLDQGVALINFGAGTCDALYFADGVLQHSWVFRYAGSRVTRDIATVLKTTLQEAEELKIRHGRVNARREGDQKLTVPQVHGEGAQVISQEMLGKVMQARVREILQHVVKEARRMNLLEGLRGGLVLTGGGAAMTGLAEYAESVTGLRARRGRCEHYIGPRGILDNPGYLTGLGLLALEAAALPEFSHEGFPLLDRLLVQGSELERRKGRLGDMFNILRGRRNP, from the coding sequence ATGCCTGAGCCCGTCGTCGCCGCACTGGACCTCGGATCCTCCAAGGTCGTGGCCCTCATCGCCCAGGTGGACCGCAGCGGCATGCTGTGTGTCACGGGGATCGGCTTCGCGCCCAGCCGCGGCGTGCGCCAGGGCCTGATCGTCGACCTGGACGCCGCTCGCGACACGGTGCTGCAGGTGGTCCGGCACGCCGAGAACATGGCCCGGACCAAGATGCCCGCCGCGGCGGTGGCCATCTCGGGCTCGCACATGAGCTGCATGAACAGCTCGGGCAACATGCCGCTGACCGCCCAGGCGGGGTCCCGCGGCCGCACGGTGACGGAGCAGGAGGTGGAGAGCGTGCTGGCGAACTCCCAGTCCGTCCAGCTGCCCATCGACCGCAGCCTGCTGCACGCCGTGCCCCAGCGCTTCACGACGGACAACGTGAGCTGCCTGGATCCGCTGGGGCGCGAGTGCTGCCGCCTGGGTGTGGAGACACACCTGATCCTGGCCGGCGTCAACCACCGCAACAACCTGCTGCGCTGCCTGCAGCTGGCGGAGGTGGACACCCGGCGGATGGTCTTCAGCCCGCTGGCCGACGCCATGGCCGCGCTGAGCGACGAGGACCTGGACCAGGGCGTGGCCCTGATCAATTTCGGCGCCGGCACCTGCGACGCCCTCTATTTCGCCGACGGCGTGCTGCAGCACTCGTGGGTCTTCCGCTACGCCGGATCCCGTGTCACACGGGACATCGCCACCGTGCTGAAGACCACGCTGCAGGAGGCCGAGGAACTGAAGATCCGCCACGGCCGGGTCAACGCGCGCCGCGAGGGCGACCAGAAGCTCACCGTGCCGCAGGTGCACGGCGAGGGCGCCCAGGTGATCTCCCAGGAAATGCTGGGCAAGGTCATGCAGGCCCGGGTGCGCGAGATCCTGCAGCACGTGGTGAAGGAGGCCCGCCGCATGAACCTGCTGGAGGGCCTGCGCGGGGGTCTGGTCCTGACGGGCGGAGGCGCCGCCATGACCGGACTGGCCGAGTACGCGGAGAGCGTGACGGGCCTGCGCGCCCGGCGCGGCCGCTGCGAGCACTACATCGGCCCCCGCGGCATCCTGGACAATCCCGGCTATCTGACGGGGCTGGGCCTGCTGGCGCTGGAAGCCGCGGCCCTGCCGGAGTTCTCCCACGAGGGCTTTCCGCTGCTGGATCGCCTGCTGGTGCAGGGCTCGGAACTGGAACGCCGGAAGGGAAGACTGGGCGACATGTTCAACATCCTGAGGGGGAGGAGGAACCCATGA
- a CDS encoding FtsQ-type POTRA domain-containing protein, whose product MCARPVSRGRRWLRILLYTLLPPLFVGLSAAAVIWVRTGDTFRLREWKVLGARLSDRQGIVETMDGVRGKPLALVELGALRQRLADDPWITALRVTKKWPDALVVVLAEDEPLAWVLRAGRPRCLTATGRVLDRPRGGTRLDLPVLSGAERDLKGAAARLLEMKTGFPELYARVERLEWGTSPVLHLQGAQPLVLVQATLWRHGLSLLQVVQARRPDLLARPGELDLRFVNQVVWREHA is encoded by the coding sequence ATGTGCGCTAGGCCCGTCAGCCGCGGCCGCCGCTGGCTGCGCATCCTGCTCTACACGCTGCTGCCGCCGCTCTTCGTGGGGCTTAGCGCCGCCGCCGTGATCTGGGTGCGCACGGGCGACACCTTCCGGCTGCGCGAGTGGAAGGTCCTGGGCGCGCGGCTCAGCGACCGCCAGGGCATCGTGGAAACCATGGACGGCGTTCGCGGCAAGCCGCTGGCGCTGGTCGAGTTGGGCGCCCTCCGGCAGCGGCTGGCCGACGACCCGTGGATCACGGCCCTGCGGGTGACCAAGAAATGGCCCGACGCGCTGGTGGTGGTCCTGGCGGAGGACGAGCCGCTGGCCTGGGTGCTGCGCGCGGGCCGGCCCCGCTGCCTGACCGCCACGGGCCGTGTGCTGGACCGGCCCCGGGGCGGAACGCGACTGGACCTGCCCGTGCTGAGCGGCGCCGAGCGCGACCTGAAGGGCGCCGCCGCCCGGCTGCTGGAGATGAAGACGGGCTTCCCCGAGCTCTACGCCCGGGTGGAGCGCCTGGAATGGGGGACCTCGCCCGTGCTGCACCTGCAGGGAGCCCAGCCGCTGGTGCTGGTGCAGGCCACCCTCTGGCGCCACGGCCTGTCCCTGCTGCAAGTGGTGCAGGCCCGCCGCCCCGATCTGCTCGCGCGGCCCGGCGAACTGGACTTGCGCTTCGTCAACCAGGTGGTGTGGAGGGAGCATGCCTGA
- the murB gene encoding UDP-N-acetylmuramate dehydrogenase, with product MSTPRAIERLRDAFPERCTPDAPLTALSTWRIGGPAALLFTPESEAELAAGLALLRAEDAAWWLVGGGSNLLFPDEGLAGVVLHPGPGLAWLEVDAPLLRAGAATSAVVLCRRAAQAGLAGLEFAGGIPGTVGGMVRMNAGAHGQELAQSLVRVRLLDPDGAIGWVDAAELRLEYRSSPGLGARLVLAAEFRLRADDPEAIKLRLRELLERRRATQPLQEASCGSVFKRPAGDFPGRLIEAAGLKGARVGAAVVSQIHANFFVNEGGASAADIVALVELVKRTVRERFGVELEEEFQHVR from the coding sequence GTGAGCACGCCGCGCGCCATCGAGCGTCTGCGCGACGCCTTCCCCGAACGCTGCACGCCGGACGCGCCGCTGACCGCGCTCTCCACCTGGCGAATCGGCGGACCGGCCGCCCTGCTGTTCACGCCGGAGTCCGAAGCGGAGCTGGCGGCGGGCCTGGCCCTGCTGCGCGCCGAGGACGCCGCCTGGTGGCTGGTGGGCGGCGGGTCCAACCTGCTCTTCCCCGACGAGGGACTGGCGGGCGTGGTGCTGCACCCCGGCCCGGGACTGGCCTGGCTGGAGGTGGATGCGCCGCTGCTGCGCGCCGGGGCCGCCACGTCCGCCGTGGTCCTCTGCCGCCGCGCCGCCCAGGCCGGACTGGCCGGGCTGGAGTTCGCCGGGGGCATCCCGGGCACGGTGGGCGGGATGGTGCGGATGAACGCCGGCGCCCACGGCCAGGAGCTCGCCCAGAGCCTGGTCCGCGTCCGATTGCTGGATCCGGACGGCGCCATCGGCTGGGTGGACGCCGCCGAGCTGCGCCTGGAGTACCGCAGCAGTCCGGGGTTGGGCGCGAGGCTGGTCCTGGCGGCGGAGTTCCGCCTCAGGGCCGACGATCCGGAGGCCATCAAGCTCCGCCTGCGCGAGCTGCTGGAACGGCGCCGGGCCACCCAACCCCTGCAGGAAGCCAGTTGCGGCAGCGTGTTCAAGCGGCCCGCGGGGGACTTTCCCGGCCGGCTGATCGAGGCGGCGGGTCTGAAGGGCGCCCGGGTGGGCGCGGCCGTCGTGTCACAAATCCACGCCAATTTCTTCGTGAATGAGGGCGGAGCCAGCGCCGCCGACATAGTGGCGCTGGTGGAACTGGTCAAGCGCACGGTGCGCGAGCGCTTCGGCGTTGAGCTGGAGGAGGAGTTCCAGCATGTGCGCTAG